In one window of Camelina sativa cultivar DH55 chromosome 15, Cs, whole genome shotgun sequence DNA:
- the LOC104744992 gene encoding MAP3K epsilon protein kinase 2-like isoform X3 produces MAKQMTSSQFHKSKTLDNKYMLGDEIGKGAYGRVYIGLDLENGDFVAIKQVSLENIAQEDLNTIMQEIDLLKNLNHKNIVKYLGSLKTKTHLHIILEYVENGSLANIIKPNKFGPFPESLVTVYIAQVLEGLVYLHEQGVIHRDIKGANILTTKEGLVKLADFGVATKLNEADCNTHSVVGTPYWMAPEVIELSGVCAASDIWSVGCTIIELLTCVPPYYDLQPMPALYRIVQDDTPPIPDSLSPDITDFLRLCFKKDSRQRPDAKTLLSHPWIRNSRRALRSSLRHSGTIRYIKEPGSSSEKDDEGSQEVAESLSVEKMGVTKTNSRSKSPVVGVASFRSEKDQSSPDLGEERTDSEDGVNSDQVPKLSIHDKFSRISSDAKETSQDVLENHEKSECDEPGNLEREASEGRRTTIATKQVGKECSIQGEQLSHSFSQKGEEGLRKAAKTSSSFGGSELTRFSDPPGDASLHDLFHPLDKVPEGKPNEASTSMPTTNVNEGDSPVADGGKNDLATKLRARIAQKQMEGETGNSQDGGDLFRLMMGVLKDDVIDIDGLVFDEKSPAENLFPLQAVEFSRLVSSLRPDESEDAIVTSCQKLVAMFRQRPGQKAVFVTQHGFLPLMDLLDIPKSRVIHAMLQLINEIINDNTDFLENACLVGLIPVVMSFAGSERGRTREIRKEAAYFLQQLCQSSSLTLQMFIACRGIPVLVGFLEADYAKHREMVHLAIDGMWQVFKLKRSTPRNDFCRIAAKNGILLRLVNTLYSLSEATQLASMSGDALIADGQTPRARSGQLDPNNPIFSQRETSPRLSSVGGEEPSHALISKSRRSDVHQPDGDRPRLSSVSPDATEDVVKQHRLSLSANRTSTDKLQKMAEGASNGFPVTQPDQVRPLLSLLDKEPPSRNLSGQLDYVKHITGIERHGSRLPLLHASNEKKTNGDLDLLMAEFAEVSGRGKENGNLDSMPRYSSNMMTKKVMAIERVASTCGIASQTASGVLSGSGVLNARPGSNTSSGSLAHTLSADVAREYLEKVADLLLEFARADTSVKSYMCSQSLLSRLFLMFNRVEPPILLKILECTNHLSTDPNCLENLQRADAIRLLIPNLELKDGPLVNQIHHEVLSALFNLCKINKRRQEQAAENGIIPHLMLFIVSDCPLKQYALPLLCDMAHASRNSREQLRAHGGLDVYLSLLDDEYWSVIALDSIAVCLAQDIDHKVEQAFLKKDAIQKLVNFFQNCPERHFVHILEPFLKIITKSPDINKTLALNGLTPLLISRLDHQDAIARLNLLKLIKAVYEKHPKPKQLIVENDLPQKLQNLIEERRDGQRSGGQVLVKQMATSLLKALHINTVL; encoded by the exons ATGGCGAAACAGATGACGTCATCCCAGTTCCACAAATCAAAGACTCTCGACAACAAATAT ATGCTGGGAGATGAAATTGGTAAAGGAGCTTATGGTCGAGTTTATATAGGATTAGACCTGGAGAATGGAGACTTTGTTGCTATTAAACAAGTCTCTTTAGAAAATATTGCTCAAGAGGATCTTAACACCATTATG CAAGAAATCGATCTCCTAAAG AACTTGAACCATAAAAACATTGTCAAGTATCTTGGATCATTGAAGACAAAGACTCACCTTCACATTATTCTGGA ATATGTTGAGAATGGCTCTCTCGCAAACattattaaaccaaataaatttggACCTTTCCCTGAGTCGTTGGTGACTGTTTACATTGCACAG GTCTTGGAAGGTTTAGTATATCTGCATGAGCAGGGTGTCATACATCGTGATATCAAGGGTGCTAATATTTTGACAACGAAGGAG GGACTTGTTAAGCTTGCTGACTTTGGAGTTGCCACTAAACTAAATGAGGCTGATTGTAACACTCACTCAGTGGTCGGAACTCCTTACTGGATGGCTCCTGAG GTTATTGAATTGTCAGGAGTTTGTGCTGCTTCTGACATTTGGAGTGTTGGATGCACTATTATTGAACTTTTGACATGTGTACCTCCTTACTATGATCTGCAACCCATGCCAGCCCTCTACCGCATTGTTCAG GATGATACCCCTCCTATTCCCGATAGTCTTTCTCCCGATATTACAGACTTCCTACGTCTGTGCTTCAAGAAG GATTCCAGGCAGAGGCCTGATGCGAAGACACTTCTCTCTCACCCTTGGATACGGAACTCTAGACGAGCACTGCGATCATCACTTCGGCATAGTGGAACCATCAG ATATATTAAGGAACCTGGTTCAAGTTCAGAGAAGGATGATGAAGGTAGTCAAGAAGTAGCTGAAAGCCTTTCAGTAGAAAAAATGGGGGTGACAAAAACT AACTCGAGAAGCAAATCACCTGTGGTAGGTGTGGCGAGTTTTAGGTCTGAGAAAGATCAATCTTCACCCGATCTTGGTGAAGAAAGAACGGATTCAGAAGATGGTGTTAATTCAGATCAAGTTCCTAAATTGTCTATCCACGATAAGTTTTCTCGTATTTCTTCAGATGCAAAGGAAACATCTCAAGATGTATTAGAGAATCATGAGAAATCGGAATGTGATGAACCTGGAAATCTTGAAAGGGAAGCTTCTGAAGGTAGAAGAACTACTATAGCAACAAAGCAGGTTGGAAAAGAATGTTCTATCCAGGGGGAGCAGTTATCGCATAGTTTTAGCCAAAAAGGTGAAGAGGGGCTTCGAAAG GCTGCGAAGACTTCCTCTAGTTTTGGTGGGAGTGAACTGACTAGATTTAGTGATCCTCCTGGGGATGCTTCTTTGCATGATTTGTTTCATCCACTGGATAAAGTTCCTGAGGGAAAACCAAATGAAGCCTCAACATCAATGCCTACGACAAATGTGAACGAGGGTGATTCTCCTGTTGCAGATGGTGGAAAGAATGATCTGGCAACAAAATTGAGGGCTCGAATTGCTCAGAAGCAAATGGAGGGTGAAACGGGGAATTCACAAGATGGTGGTGATCTTTTCCGCTTGATGATGGGTGTTTTGAAAGATGATGTTATTGACATTGATGGCTTG GTATTTGATGAAAAATCGCCCGCGGAAAATCTTTTTCCTCTGCAG GCAGTCGAGTTCAGCAGATTGGTGAGCTCCTTAAGGCCAGATGAATCAGAAGATGCAATTGTAACTTCTTGTCAGAAACTTGTTGCCATGTTTCGTCAGAGACCTGGGCAGAAGGCAGTATTTGTGACACAGCATGGTTTCCTCCCTCTAATGGATCTACTTGATATTCCTAAATCTCGC gTAATACATGCCATGCTGCAGCTGATAAACGAAATCATAAATGATAACACCGATTTCCTGGAAAATGCTTGTCTTGTTGGCCTC ATTCCTGTGGTAATGAGTTTTGCTGGTTCTGAGAGGGGTCGTACTCGAGAAATTCGTAAGGAAGCAGCGTACTTCTTGCAGCAGCTTTGTCAGTCAAG CTCCTTAACGTTGCAAATGTTCATAGCTTGTCGTGGAATACCTGTTTTGGTGGGCTTTCTTGAAGCAGATTATGCCAAACACAG GGAGATGGTACACTTAGCTATTGATGGGATGTGGCAGGTATTTAAACTCAAAAGATCCACCCCGAGAAATGATTTCTGCCGTATAGCAGCAAAGAATGGAATTCTTCTTAGGCTAGTCAACACTCTTTATAGCTTGAGTGAGGCAACTCAACTGGCTTCTATGTCAGGGGACGCATTGATTGCGGATGGTCAAACTCCACGAGCACGCTCTGGTCAACTTGACCCTAACAATCCTATTTTTAGTCAGCGGGAAACTTCACCTAGATTAAGCAGTGTGGGTGGTGAAGAGCCTTCTCATGCCTTGATTTCAAAATCTCGAAGGTCAGATGTCCATCAACCAGATGGTGATAGGCCTAGATTAAGCAGTGTTTCCCCAGATGCCACAGAAGATGTTGTAAAACAACATAGGTTATCTCTCTCTGCCAATAGAACATCAACTGATAAGCTTCAGAAAATGGCGGAAGGTGCGTCTAATGGTTTTCCTGTTACTCAGCCAGATCAAGTTCGACCTTTGCTTAGCTTGTTGGACAAAGAACCCCCTTCAAGAAACCTCTCTGGTCAACTGGATTATGTAAAGCATATCACTGGCATAGAGAGACATGGAAGTAGACTGCCTCTTTTGCATGCGTCAAACGAAAAGAAAACCAATGGAGACCTAGATCTTTTAATGGCCGAATTTGCag AAGTCTCTGGACGTGGAAAAGAAAACGGAAATCTTGATAGTATGCCTAGATATTCCAGTAACATGATGACTAAGAAGGTTATGGCTATTGAAAGAGTCGCTTCTACGTGTGGGATTGCATCTCAGACAGCATCTGGTGTACTGTCAGGTTCGGGTGTTCTAAATGCTAGACCTGGAAGTAACACATCATCTGGTTCACTTGCCCATACGCTGAGTGCAGATGTTGCAAGGGAATACTTGGAGAAAGTGGCTGATCTGCTTCTTGAATTTGCTCGAGCTGATACATCAGTTAAATCATACATGTGCAGCCAAAGCTTACTCAGTCGTCTGTTCCTGATGTTCAACCGTGTTGAACCTCCTATTCTGTTAAAG ATACTGGAGTGCACCAATCACTTATCCACTGATCCAAATTGCTTGGAGAATCTTCAGCGTGCAGATGCAATTAGGCTCTTGATCCCAAACCTTGAGCTTAAGGATGGGCCTCTTGTTAATCAGATCCATCACGAG GTACTTAGTGCCCTGTTCAACCTCTGTAAGATAAACAAGAGGAGGCAGGAACAAGCGGCTGAAAATGGAATCATTCCGCACCTGATGCTTTTCATCGTGTCGGATTGTCCTCTAAAACAATATGCATTGCCACTACTATGTGATATGGCTCATGCATCTCGGAATTCTAGAGAGCAGCTAAGGGCCCACGGCGGTCTGGATGTTTACCTGAGTTTACTCGATGATGAATATTGGTCAGTGATAGCCTTGGATTCAATTGCTGTTTGCTTGGCGCAAGACATTGACCACAAGGTGGAGCAGGCATTTCTCAAGAAAGATGCAATTCAGAAATTAGTTAACTTCTTCCAGAACTGCCCAGAGAGGCATTTTGTGCACATATTGGAGCCATTCTTGAAGATTATCAC GAAATCACCTGATATCAACAAGACATTAGCATTAAATGGATTGACGCCATTACTTATTTCAAGACTAGACCATCAAGATGCGATTGCTCGACTTAACCTCCTGAAACTAATTAAG GCTGTTTACGAGAAGCATCCAAAGCCAAAACAGCTGATCGTAGAGAATGATCTTCCTCAGAAATTGCAGAATCTGATAGAAGAACGACGCGATGGACAACGTTCAGGAGGCCAAGTTCTAGTGAAGCAAATGGCTACATCTCTCCTGAAAGCACTTCACATCAACACCGTCTTGTGA
- the LOC104744992 gene encoding MAP3K epsilon protein kinase 2-like isoform X2, with protein sequence MAKQMTSSQFHKSKTLDNKYMLGDEIGKGAYGRVYIGLDLENGDFVAIKQVSLENIAQEDLNTIMQEIDLLKNLNHKNIVKYLGSLKTKTHLHIILEYVENGSLANIIKPNKFGPFPESLVTVYIAQVLEGLVYLHEQGVIHRDIKGANILTTKEGLVKLADFGVATKLNEADCNTHSVVGTPYWMAPEVIELSGVCAASDIWSVGCTIIELLTCVPPYYDLQPMPALYRIVQDDTPPIPDSLSPDITDFLRLCFKKDSRQRPDAKTLLSHPWIRNSRRALRSSLRHSGTIRYIKEPGSSSEKDDEGSQEVAESLSVEKMGVTKTNSRSKSPVVGVASFRSEKDQSSPDLGEERTDSEDGVNSDQVPKLSIHDKFSRISSDAKETSQDVLENHEKSECDEPGNLEREASEGRRTTIATKQVGKECSIQGEQLSHSFSQKGEEGLRKAAKTSSSFGGSELTRFSDPPGDASLHDLFHPLDKVPEGKPNEASTSMPTTNVNEGDSPVADGGKNDLATKLRARIAQKQMEGETGNSQDGGDLFRLMMGVLKDDVIDIDGLVFDEKSPAENLFPLQAVEFSRLVSSLRPDESEDAIVTSCQKLVAMFRQRPGQKAVFVTQHGFLPLMDLLDIPKSRVIHAMLQLINEIINDNTDFLENACLVGLIPVVMSFAGSERGRTREIRKEAAYFLQQLCQSSSLTLQMFIACRGIPVLVGFLEADYAKHREMVHLAIDGMWQVFKLKRSTPRNDFCRIAAKNGILLRLVNTLYSLSEATQLASMSGDALIADGQTPRARSGQLDPNNPIFSQRETSPRLSSVGGEEPSHALISKSRRSDVHQPDGDRPRLSSVSPDATEDVVKQHRLSLSANRTSTDKLQKMAEGASNGFPVTQPDQVRPLLSLLDKEPPSRNLSGQLDYVKHITGIERHGSRLPLLHASNEKKTNGDLDLLMAEFAVSGRGKENGNLDSMPRYSSNMMTKKVMAIERVASTCGIASQTASGVLSGSGVLNARPGSNTSSGSLAHTLSADVAREYLEKVADLLLEFARADTSVKSYMCSQSLLSRLFLMFNRVEPPILLKILECTNHLSTDPNCLENLQRADAIRLLIPNLELKDGPLVNQIHHEVLSALFNLCKINKRRQEQAAENGIIPHLMLFIMSDCPLKQYALPLLCDMAHASRNSREQLRAHGGLDVYLSLLDDEYWSVIALDSIAVCLAQDIDHKVEQAFLKKDAIQKLVNFFQNCPERHFVHILEPFLKIITKSPDINKTLALNGLTPLLISRLDHQDAIARLNLLKLIKAVYEKHPKPKQLIVENDLPQKLQNLIEERRDGQRSGGQVLVKQMATSLLKALHINTVL encoded by the exons ATGGCGAAACAGATGACGTCATCCCAGTTCCACAAATCAAAGACTCTCGACAACAAATAT ATGCTGGGAGATGAAATTGGTAAAGGAGCTTATGGTCGAGTTTATATAGGATTAGACCTGGAGAATGGAGACTTTGTTGCTATTAAACAAGTCTCTTTAGAAAATATTGCTCAAGAGGATCTTAACACCATTATG CAAGAAATCGATCTCCTAAAG AACTTGAACCATAAAAACATTGTCAAGTATCTTGGATCATTGAAGACAAAGACTCACCTTCACATTATTCTGGA ATATGTTGAGAATGGCTCTCTCGCAAACattattaaaccaaataaatttggACCTTTCCCTGAGTCGTTGGTGACTGTTTACATTGCACAG GTCTTGGAAGGTTTAGTATATCTGCATGAGCAGGGTGTCATACATCGTGATATCAAGGGTGCTAATATTTTGACAACGAAGGAG GGACTTGTTAAGCTTGCTGACTTTGGAGTTGCCACTAAACTAAATGAGGCTGATTGTAACACTCACTCAGTGGTCGGAACTCCTTACTGGATGGCTCCTGAG GTTATTGAATTGTCAGGAGTTTGTGCTGCTTCTGACATTTGGAGTGTTGGATGCACTATTATTGAACTTTTGACATGTGTACCTCCTTACTATGATCTGCAACCCATGCCAGCCCTCTACCGCATTGTTCAG GATGATACCCCTCCTATTCCCGATAGTCTTTCTCCCGATATTACAGACTTCCTACGTCTGTGCTTCAAGAAG GATTCCAGGCAGAGGCCTGATGCGAAGACACTTCTCTCTCACCCTTGGATACGGAACTCTAGACGAGCACTGCGATCATCACTTCGGCATAGTGGAACCATCAG ATATATTAAGGAACCTGGTTCAAGTTCAGAGAAGGATGATGAAGGTAGTCAAGAAGTAGCTGAAAGCCTTTCAGTAGAAAAAATGGGGGTGACAAAAACT AACTCGAGAAGCAAATCACCTGTGGTAGGTGTGGCGAGTTTTAGGTCTGAGAAAGATCAATCTTCACCCGATCTTGGTGAAGAAAGAACGGATTCAGAAGATGGTGTTAATTCAGATCAAGTTCCTAAATTGTCTATCCACGATAAGTTTTCTCGTATTTCTTCAGATGCAAAGGAAACATCTCAAGATGTATTAGAGAATCATGAGAAATCGGAATGTGATGAACCTGGAAATCTTGAAAGGGAAGCTTCTGAAGGTAGAAGAACTACTATAGCAACAAAGCAGGTTGGAAAAGAATGTTCTATCCAGGGGGAGCAGTTATCGCATAGTTTTAGCCAAAAAGGTGAAGAGGGGCTTCGAAAG GCTGCGAAGACTTCCTCTAGTTTTGGTGGGAGTGAACTGACTAGATTTAGTGATCCTCCTGGGGATGCTTCTTTGCATGATTTGTTTCATCCACTGGATAAAGTTCCTGAGGGAAAACCAAATGAAGCCTCAACATCAATGCCTACGACAAATGTGAACGAGGGTGATTCTCCTGTTGCAGATGGTGGAAAGAATGATCTGGCAACAAAATTGAGGGCTCGAATTGCTCAGAAGCAAATGGAGGGTGAAACGGGGAATTCACAAGATGGTGGTGATCTTTTCCGCTTGATGATGGGTGTTTTGAAAGATGATGTTATTGACATTGATGGCTTG GTATTTGATGAAAAATCGCCCGCGGAAAATCTTTTTCCTCTGCAG GCAGTCGAGTTCAGCAGATTGGTGAGCTCCTTAAGGCCAGATGAATCAGAAGATGCAATTGTAACTTCTTGTCAGAAACTTGTTGCCATGTTTCGTCAGAGACCTGGGCAGAAGGCAGTATTTGTGACACAGCATGGTTTCCTCCCTCTAATGGATCTACTTGATATTCCTAAATCTCGC gTAATACATGCCATGCTGCAGCTGATAAACGAAATCATAAATGATAACACCGATTTCCTGGAAAATGCTTGTCTTGTTGGCCTC ATTCCTGTGGTAATGAGTTTTGCTGGTTCTGAGAGGGGTCGTACTCGAGAAATTCGTAAGGAAGCAGCGTACTTCTTGCAGCAGCTTTGTCAGTCAAG CTCCTTAACGTTGCAAATGTTCATAGCTTGTCGTGGAATACCTGTTTTGGTGGGCTTTCTTGAAGCAGATTATGCCAAACACAG GGAGATGGTACACTTAGCTATTGATGGGATGTGGCAGGTATTTAAACTCAAAAGATCCACCCCGAGAAATGATTTCTGCCGTATAGCAGCAAAGAATGGAATTCTTCTTAGGCTAGTCAACACTCTTTATAGCTTGAGTGAGGCAACTCAACTGGCTTCTATGTCAGGGGACGCATTGATTGCGGATGGTCAAACTCCACGAGCACGCTCTGGTCAACTTGACCCTAACAATCCTATTTTTAGTCAGCGGGAAACTTCACCTAGATTAAGCAGTGTGGGTGGTGAAGAGCCTTCTCATGCCTTGATTTCAAAATCTCGAAGGTCAGATGTCCATCAACCAGATGGTGATAGGCCTAGATTAAGCAGTGTTTCCCCAGATGCCACAGAAGATGTTGTAAAACAACATAGGTTATCTCTCTCTGCCAATAGAACATCAACTGATAAGCTTCAGAAAATGGCGGAAGGTGCGTCTAATGGTTTTCCTGTTACTCAGCCAGATCAAGTTCGACCTTTGCTTAGCTTGTTGGACAAAGAACCCCCTTCAAGAAACCTCTCTGGTCAACTGGATTATGTAAAGCATATCACTGGCATAGAGAGACATGGAAGTAGACTGCCTCTTTTGCATGCGTCAAACGAAAAGAAAACCAATGGAGACCTAGATCTTTTAATGGCCGAATTTGCag TCTCTGGACGTGGAAAAGAAAACGGAAATCTTGATAGTATGCCTAGATATTCCAGTAACATGATGACTAAGAAGGTTATGGCTATTGAAAGAGTCGCTTCTACGTGTGGGATTGCATCTCAGACAGCATCTGGTGTACTGTCAGGTTCGGGTGTTCTAAATGCTAGACCTGGAAGTAACACATCATCTGGTTCACTTGCCCATACGCTGAGTGCAGATGTTGCAAGGGAATACTTGGAGAAAGTGGCTGATCTGCTTCTTGAATTTGCTCGAGCTGATACATCAGTTAAATCATACATGTGCAGCCAAAGCTTACTCAGTCGTCTGTTCCTGATGTTCAACCGTGTTGAACCTCCTATTCTGTTAAAG ATACTGGAGTGCACCAATCACTTATCCACTGATCCAAATTGCTTGGAGAATCTTCAGCGTGCAGATGCAATTAGGCTCTTGATCCCAAACCTTGAGCTTAAGGATGGGCCTCTTGTTAATCAGATCCATCACGAG GTACTTAGTGCACTGTTCAACCTCTGTAAGATAAACAAGAGGAGGCAGGAACAAGCGGCTGAAAATGGAATTATTCCGCACCTGATGCTTTTCATCATGTCGGATTGTCCTCTAAAACAATATGCATTGCCACTACTATGTGATATGGCTCATGCATCTCGGAATTCTAGAGAGCAGCTAAGGGCCCACGGCGGTCTGGATGTTTACCTGAGTTTACTCGATGATGAATATTG GTCAGTGATAGCCTTGGATTCAATTGCTGTTTGCTTGGCGCAAGACATTGACCACAAGGTGGAGCAGGCATTTCTCAAGAAAGATGCAATTCAGAAATTAGTTAACTTCTTCCAGAACTGCCCAGAGAGGCATTTTGTGCACATATTGGAGCCATTCTTGAAGATTATCAC GAAATCACCTGATATCAACAAGACATTAGCATTAAATGGATTGACGCCATTACTTATTTCAAGACTAGACCATCAAGATGCGATTGCTCGACTTAACCTCCTGAAACTAATTAAG GCTGTTTACGAGAAGCATCCAAAGCCAAAACAGCTGATCGTAGAGAATGATCTTCCTCAGAAATTGCAGAATCTGATAGAAGAACGACGCGATGGACAACGTTCAGGAGGCCAAGTTCTAGTGAAGCAAATGGCTACATCTCTCCTGAAAGCACTTCACATCAACACCGTCTTGTGA